One part of the Nitrospira defluvii genome encodes these proteins:
- a CDS encoding universal stress protein, with amino-acid sequence MYRTILVANDGSSGARGALLAAIDMAKRDEADLHQICVEEHLPHYAALMGEVIEAKEEAKEFFQKVIAEANAAAAAQDVRLTSHVIPGHAVETIVTYAKDHDFDLLVIGFTGHSNIYGRIWGGTSQNLIRLAPCSVLVVK; translated from the coding sequence ATGTATCGAACAATTCTCGTGGCCAATGACGGGTCTTCCGGAGCTAGGGGTGCTTTGCTCGCCGCAATCGACATGGCGAAACGCGATGAGGCAGATTTGCACCAGATTTGCGTGGAAGAACATCTCCCGCACTATGCTGCACTGATGGGAGAAGTGATCGAGGCCAAAGAGGAAGCCAAGGAATTTTTCCAAAAAGTGATTGCCGAAGCCAATGCGGCAGCCGCCGCTCAGGATGTCCGGCTCACATCGCATGTCATTCCGGGACACGCCGTGGAAACGATCGTCACATATGCGAAAGACCACGACTTCGATTTGCTCGTCATAGGCTTCACAGGGCATTCGAACATCTACGGACGCATTTGGGGTGGCACATCGCAAAATCTTATACGACTCGCGCCCTGCAGCGTGCTTGTTGTGAAATAA
- a CDS encoding cation:proton antiporter, which yields MGTESLWLVATLWIGLALIASLISLRFGLSVALVEIVVGTAGGNLLTLRSTAWIDFLAAAGSVLLTFLAGAELDLDTVRTRWKETFSIGLASFLTPFLGAMGAAYWIAGWSLQASEIAGIALSTTSVAVVYAVMLERGYNRTDLGKVILAACFVTDLGTVLALGLLFARYDWWLLAFVLAMSVLLWQLPSVARRFFAAVGTRLSEPDLKFILVILCGMGALATLAQSEAVLPAYLLGMALAPLCLSYPTVIHRMRVIAFSILTPFYFLKAGTLVDAHAVLGAWLLIVLLLGVKIATKFVGVWPLAHAFRFGKREGLYTTLLMSTGLTFGTISALYGLTHGVINQEQYAVLVAVVILSAIVPTVIAERWFDPGLTPTEEGFNGTAKTQPTSLSQEMPIV from the coding sequence ATGGGAACCGAATCACTCTGGTTAGTCGCCACTCTTTGGATCGGACTGGCGTTGATTGCCAGTCTCATCTCACTCCGTTTCGGCCTCTCCGTCGCATTGGTTGAAATTGTCGTCGGGACAGCGGGCGGCAATCTGTTGACCTTGCGCTCCACGGCCTGGATCGACTTTTTGGCCGCCGCTGGCAGCGTCCTCTTGACCTTTCTCGCCGGGGCTGAACTGGATCTCGACACCGTGCGGACCAGATGGAAAGAAACCTTCAGCATCGGGCTGGCCTCCTTCCTCACCCCGTTTCTCGGAGCGATGGGGGCGGCCTATTGGATCGCGGGCTGGTCGCTTCAAGCCTCCGAAATCGCCGGCATCGCACTCTCGACCACGTCCGTCGCCGTCGTGTACGCCGTGATGCTGGAACGGGGGTATAACCGGACCGATCTTGGCAAAGTCATCCTGGCCGCCTGCTTTGTCACGGATCTCGGAACAGTGCTCGCGCTCGGACTCCTCTTCGCGCGGTATGACTGGTGGTTGCTGGCTTTTGTGTTGGCCATGAGTGTGCTGCTCTGGCAATTGCCTTCCGTTGCCCGGCGGTTTTTCGCAGCGGTCGGGACTCGCCTCAGCGAACCGGACCTGAAATTCATCCTCGTCATCCTCTGCGGCATGGGGGCCCTTGCGACGCTCGCGCAGAGCGAAGCGGTGCTTCCTGCCTATCTGCTCGGTATGGCTTTGGCGCCCCTCTGTCTCAGCTATCCCACCGTGATTCATCGGATGCGGGTGATCGCATTTTCGATTCTGACTCCCTTCTATTTCCTGAAAGCAGGAACGCTGGTAGATGCTCATGCCGTTCTCGGCGCCTGGCTGTTGATCGTCCTCCTGCTCGGGGTCAAGATCGCCACAAAATTTGTGGGTGTCTGGCCGTTAGCCCATGCGTTTCGATTCGGGAAACGTGAGGGGCTCTATACGACGCTATTGATGTCCACCGGCCTGACGTTCGGAACGATCTCGGCGCTCTACGGACTGACACACGGAGTGATCAACCAGGAGCAATATGCGGTCCTGGTGGCCGTCGTCATCTTGAGCGCCATCGTCCCCACCGTCATCGCCGAGCGTTGGTTCGACCCTGGCCTAACGCCGACTGAAGAGGGCTTCAACGGGACTGCCAAAACTCAGCCCACCTCGCTGTCCCAAGAAATGCCGATCGTCTGA
- a CDS encoding cation:proton antiporter: protein MSLTWETAAIWMAMALLASLISVRIGISVALVEICVGIIGGNVLAIQPTPWIASLAGFGSVVLTFLAGAEIDLAVMKNKWKETIGIGLASFFIPCLSVMAFAYWVIGWSLQASQVAGIALCATSVAVVYTVLVERGHNEIELGKIILAACFVTDLGSVVALGLLFARYDWWLIVFLVVTAVTLWQLPGVAGWLFDKVGHRISEPGLKFVLVILFTLGALASAAQSEAVLPAYLVGLVLAPLFLANKTLAHRLRAIALTVLTPFYFLKAGVLVSLKAVLAATALIGLFFAVNTSAKLISVWPLTRLFRFRPKEGMYTTLLMATGLTFGTISSLFGLEHDLITGEQYASLVTVVILTAIIPTVIAERWFDPGGRPREESWVQPSAAPPATEVVPSTLTSQVGP from the coding sequence ATGTCGTTAACCTGGGAAACAGCAGCGATTTGGATGGCAATGGCACTGCTCGCTTCACTCATCTCGGTGCGAATCGGAATTTCCGTGGCCTTGGTGGAAATCTGCGTAGGAATCATCGGCGGGAACGTGCTGGCGATTCAGCCTACGCCATGGATCGCATCATTGGCCGGTTTCGGCAGCGTCGTCCTGACATTTCTCGCCGGTGCCGAAATCGATCTCGCGGTCATGAAGAACAAATGGAAGGAAACAATCGGCATCGGACTCGCGTCATTTTTTATACCCTGTCTGAGCGTCATGGCCTTCGCGTATTGGGTGATAGGCTGGTCTCTTCAGGCATCGCAGGTAGCGGGCATCGCGCTCTGCGCCACCTCTGTCGCCGTCGTGTATACCGTGCTGGTGGAGCGGGGCCATAACGAGATCGAACTCGGGAAGATTATCCTGGCCGCCTGCTTCGTCACCGATCTCGGATCTGTGGTTGCACTGGGGCTGCTCTTCGCGCGATATGACTGGTGGCTGATCGTGTTCCTGGTCGTGACGGCGGTCACACTGTGGCAGCTGCCCGGCGTAGCCGGATGGTTATTCGACAAGGTCGGACATCGCATCAGCGAACCAGGGTTGAAGTTCGTCCTGGTGATTCTTTTCACCCTCGGCGCCCTGGCGAGCGCGGCGCAAAGCGAAGCCGTGCTCCCCGCATACCTGGTTGGCCTCGTGCTGGCCCCGTTGTTTCTTGCCAACAAAACATTGGCGCACCGTTTGCGCGCGATTGCCCTAACGGTTCTCACACCGTTTTACTTTCTCAAGGCGGGCGTTCTGGTCAGCCTGAAGGCCGTGCTGGCTGCGACGGCTCTGATTGGTTTGTTCTTCGCCGTGAACACGTCGGCTAAGTTGATTAGTGTGTGGCCGCTCACCAGGCTGTTTCGCTTCCGTCCGAAGGAGGGCATGTATACGACGTTGTTGATGGCGACTGGGTTAACGTTCGGCACCATCTCGTCCCTCTTTGGTCTTGAGCACGACCTGATCACTGGGGAACAATACGCCAGTCTCGTCACGGTCGTGATTCTCACGGCGATCATCCCGACGGTTATTGCCGAACGGTGGTTCGATCCGGGCGGAAGGCCACGCGAGGAGTCTTGGGTCCAACCCTCTGCCGCTCCGCCCGCAACGGAGGTAGTCCCGAGCACCCTGACATCTCAGGTGGGCCCCTAA
- a CDS encoding ATP-binding cassette domain-containing protein, with translation MGRSHTSSSTDSLYYPQYQWTSVLGDIFAHLSFLLKLERPLLGIIASYAVAIGFFLLCVPIAVQELVSTFSFAMEPRMIFTLTLFVASSLTGVAAFRVLQARAVETLQQRIYTRIALGFTRLLPRLRDDTFAPQQAHRFMEADLLTRALVAMVADLFNVAVVGTIGVTMLILFHPFFVLYILVLILGFVGLLTIFGRGGFVITLEMSRLHYQIFGWIQNIAHNLPHLRAAGDSPYLLERTDALTQTYVRIRQRRSNTLTGRQYKAAALWQVVGHSGLIITAGLLVVEGQLTVGQFAAAELLVGNLLLNMDTLARRMVAMFFAFVSCREMAAVFSLPTEEERAKEEVPAAEFGSSGIRLTCRNLSCTEADGTPIFQNVSLDVAPGEKIAVLCSTNRAKTALAKILAGLHPPTTGYARYNDMNLVEVKRESISRVRGLVLDSHPTLLDGTLEDNITLGRPTIDYQDLQWALRFVELDGDIDALPHGLNTPVSSLDTHLSMSQILRLLVARAIVTRPQLLIFDGTLHNMLPATREVLLRRLCAKDEPWSVVFISNDPTFSSHVDRRVILA, from the coding sequence TTGGGCCGATCTCACACATCTTCATCCACTGACTCACTGTACTACCCTCAGTATCAGTGGACCTCGGTGCTCGGCGATATCTTTGCGCACCTCAGCTTCCTGTTGAAACTGGAACGTCCGCTCTTAGGAATCATTGCCTCCTATGCGGTCGCCATCGGATTCTTCCTGCTCTGTGTTCCCATTGCCGTCCAGGAACTCGTCAGCACGTTCTCGTTCGCTATGGAACCACGGATGATCTTTACCCTGACGCTGTTCGTCGCCAGTTCCCTCACCGGCGTGGCCGCATTCCGTGTGCTGCAGGCGCGCGCGGTGGAAACACTGCAACAACGGATCTACACGCGCATCGCCCTGGGATTTACACGGCTCCTCCCTCGCCTGCGCGACGATACCTTTGCCCCGCAGCAAGCCCATCGATTCATGGAAGCCGACCTGCTGACCCGCGCGCTGGTCGCCATGGTGGCGGATCTCTTCAACGTGGCTGTCGTCGGCACCATCGGGGTGACGATGCTGATCCTGTTTCACCCCTTCTTCGTCCTGTACATTCTGGTGCTGATCCTGGGCTTTGTGGGACTGCTGACGATCTTCGGGCGCGGCGGCTTCGTCATCACCCTGGAGATGTCCCGGCTGCACTACCAGATTTTCGGCTGGATTCAGAACATCGCGCACAACCTCCCGCATCTGCGAGCCGCCGGCGACAGCCCCTATCTGCTGGAGCGAACCGATGCGCTGACTCAGACCTATGTCCGGATTCGCCAGCGCCGGTCGAACACCCTCACCGGGCGCCAGTACAAGGCGGCGGCTCTCTGGCAAGTCGTCGGTCACAGCGGACTGATCATTACCGCCGGGCTGCTCGTGGTCGAGGGACAATTGACTGTGGGTCAGTTCGCCGCCGCCGAACTCTTGGTGGGCAATCTCCTGCTGAACATGGATACCCTCGCTCGGCGCATGGTCGCCATGTTTTTTGCCTTCGTCTCGTGCCGTGAGATGGCCGCCGTGTTCTCCCTGCCCACGGAAGAAGAACGCGCCAAGGAAGAGGTGCCGGCGGCGGAGTTCGGTTCGTCCGGCATCCGCCTGACCTGTCGCAACCTCTCCTGCACTGAAGCAGATGGCACGCCGATCTTTCAGAATGTTTCCCTGGACGTCGCACCCGGAGAAAAGATTGCGGTCCTCTGCAGTACCAACAGGGCCAAAACTGCCCTGGCCAAGATTCTGGCTGGCCTCCACCCGCCGACGACGGGATATGCCCGTTACAACGACATGAATTTAGTCGAGGTGAAGCGGGAATCGATTAGCCGGGTTCGCGGGCTGGTCCTGGATTCCCATCCCACCCTGCTGGACGGCACCCTGGAAGACAACATCACGCTGGGCCGCCCCACCATCGACTACCAGGATCTCCAATGGGCGTTGCGTTTCGTGGAACTCGATGGCGATATCGATGCATTGCCACACGGGTTGAACACACCCGTCTCCAGCCTGGATACCCACCTGTCCATGAGCCAGATTCTCCGTCTTCTCGTGGCCCGCGCGATCGTCACGCGCCCGCAACTGTTGATCTTCGATGGCACCCTCCACAATATGTTGCCCGCGACACGGGAAGTGCTGCTTCGCCGGCTCTGCGCGAAAGACGAGCCCTGGTCGGTCGTCTTCATTTCCAACGATCCGACCTTCTCCTCGCATGTCGACCGACGGGTGATTTTGGCATAA
- a CDS encoding sulfite exporter TauE/SafE family protein: protein MLKQKVPVFACGTVIGTLGGLIGLGGAEFRLPFLIHYFRFAPLESVILNKAISLVVVASAFLFRGWIIPFGSIADAWPIVTNLLAGSLVGAWVGAGVTTRLDSTTLRRTIAVMLVGIACVLLFAHSPSLSVVSTSIGLAQAIAGVVLGFLIGIVASILGVAGGELLIPTFVLLFDVDIKLAGSLSLAVSLPTMLTALTRYSRSQSFPVIGKNRGFVLAMVVGSLTGTFIGAKLLGIVPPSVLLPALAAILVISAIKIWGHPR from the coding sequence ATGCTGAAGCAGAAGGTGCCCGTCTTTGCATGCGGAACAGTTATTGGAACACTGGGTGGTTTGATTGGTTTAGGTGGGGCTGAGTTTAGATTGCCATTCCTCATTCACTATTTCCGCTTCGCGCCATTAGAGTCCGTCATTCTGAACAAGGCAATCAGTCTGGTAGTTGTTGCATCCGCGTTCCTGTTCCGAGGTTGGATCATTCCGTTCGGTTCGATTGCGGACGCCTGGCCTATCGTTACAAACCTTTTAGCTGGCAGCCTCGTTGGTGCCTGGGTTGGAGCAGGTGTCACGACTCGCCTCGATTCTACAACTCTTCGCCGCACTATTGCTGTAATGCTGGTTGGAATCGCATGTGTCCTGCTATTCGCTCATTCCCCCTCGCTATCTGTCGTTTCAACATCAATCGGGTTAGCGCAAGCCATCGCGGGTGTAGTCCTAGGCTTCCTCATCGGAATCGTGGCTTCAATTCTGGGTGTTGCAGGCGGTGAGTTACTAATTCCTACGTTTGTCCTACTGTTTGATGTGGATATCAAGTTAGCGGGCAGTCTCTCACTAGCCGTCAGTTTGCCGACCATGCTGACCGCGCTCACCCGCTATAGTCGGTCCCAGAGTTTTCCTGTGATTGGCAAGAATCGAGGATTTGTGCTCGCAATGGTCGTTGGTTCCCTCACAGGCACCTTCATTGGAGCGAAACTGTTGGGGATTGTTCCCCCGTCAGTTTTATTACCGGCCCTTGCTGCGATTCTCGTTATTTCCGCAATAAAAATATGGGGTCATCCGAGATAA
- a CDS encoding YnfA family protein, translated as MNILHSVCLFLGAGLCEIGGGYLVWQWWRNGAHLGVGLIGGAILIFYGIIPTYQVASFGRVYAAYGGWFVVLSILWGWGIDHIAPDKYDVAGGLICLLGVAVIMHAPR; from the coding sequence ATGAACATCCTACATTCTGTCTGTCTGTTTCTCGGGGCGGGTCTCTGCGAGATCGGCGGCGGTTATCTTGTCTGGCAATGGTGGAGAAACGGAGCCCACCTAGGAGTGGGCTTGATCGGAGGAGCTATTCTGATCTTCTACGGCATCATCCCAACGTATCAGGTGGCGAGCTTTGGCCGTGTCTACGCAGCGTACGGCGGATGGTTCGTGGTCCTCTCAATTCTATGGGGATGGGGAATCGACCATATCGCTCCCGATAAGTATGATGTGGCAGGTGGTCTTATCTGTCTTCTCGGTGTTGCCGTCATTATGCATGCACCACGGTGA
- a CDS encoding ArsR/SmtB family transcription factor, whose protein sequence is MATSTRKSLPTVARIFHALSEETRLQILEHLKEGEQCVCDLTEVFKTGQSRLSFHLRVLKEAGLILARPEGRWVYYSLNADAVEDLQDVVNSLKASSYRAAKRGCCP, encoded by the coding sequence ATGGCCACGAGCACACGCAAAAGTCTCCCGACCGTCGCTCGCATTTTTCATGCACTGTCCGAGGAGACGCGATTACAGATTCTCGAGCATTTAAAAGAAGGCGAGCAATGTGTGTGCGATCTTACAGAGGTGTTTAAGACGGGGCAGTCACGACTCTCCTTTCACCTCCGAGTGCTGAAAGAGGCGGGCTTAATCCTGGCCCGACCTGAAGGACGATGGGTGTATTACTCGCTCAATGCCGATGCGGTTGAAGATTTGCAGGATGTGGTGAATTCGCTCAAAGCTTCATCTTACCGCGCTGCTAAGCGAGGGTGTTGCCCCTGA
- the arsB gene encoding ACR3 family arsenite efflux transporter, with translation METVGTIEQQTLPTDKKLNLFERYLTVWVGLCMVGGVVLGKSAPGVIQAMREMEFGQDSHVNFPMAVLIWLMITPMMMKVDFRAVAKVGQRPQGLLVTLFINWVVKPFSMALLAWVFFRFIFSVWITPAEADQYIAGAIILAAAPCTAMVFVWSYLTDGDPAYTLVQVSVNDLIMLVLFAPIVGFLVSGASSLTVPFAVLIYSVIGFIVIPLVLGVLIRQWFIQQRGKQWFEDTLLPRFAPITIAALLVTLVLIFAFQADNILGKPLHVLLIAIPILLQVYLNASLAYGLMKWLKVPYAVAAPGALIGASNFFELAVATAIALFGPESGAALATVVGVLVEVPVMLSVCHVCNRTRHWFPETRLGAAQPSAVSR, from the coding sequence ATGGAAACCGTTGGAACCATCGAGCAGCAGACGCTTCCGACAGACAAAAAGCTCAATCTCTTCGAACGGTATCTCACCGTCTGGGTGGGGCTCTGTATGGTCGGGGGTGTGGTGCTGGGAAAATCAGCGCCTGGGGTCATTCAGGCGATGCGAGAGATGGAATTCGGTCAGGACAGTCATGTGAATTTTCCCATGGCCGTTCTGATCTGGCTGATGATCACTCCCATGATGATGAAAGTTGATTTTCGCGCCGTGGCGAAGGTCGGCCAGCGTCCTCAAGGCTTACTGGTCACCCTGTTTATCAATTGGGTCGTGAAACCATTCTCTATGGCCCTCTTGGCCTGGGTCTTTTTTCGATTCATTTTTTCAGTCTGGATAACTCCTGCCGAAGCGGACCAATACATCGCCGGAGCCATCATCCTTGCTGCCGCCCCTTGTACCGCGATGGTCTTTGTCTGGAGCTATCTCACTGATGGTGACCCTGCCTATACCCTGGTCCAAGTTTCCGTGAACGATTTGATTATGCTGGTGTTATTTGCTCCGATCGTCGGCTTCCTGGTCAGTGGCGCGTCGTCTCTCACTGTCCCGTTCGCGGTGCTCATCTATTCGGTCATAGGCTTTATTGTAATTCCGTTGGTATTGGGAGTCCTGATCCGACAGTGGTTCATCCAGCAGAGAGGGAAGCAATGGTTTGAAGACACGCTCTTGCCCCGGTTTGCTCCTATCACCATTGCCGCGCTACTCGTGACCTTAGTTCTGATTTTTGCCTTTCAAGCAGACAATATTCTGGGCAAACCCCTCCACGTCCTGCTCATCGCGATCCCGATTCTTCTTCAAGTCTATCTCAATGCCTCTCTCGCCTATGGGTTGATGAAGTGGTTGAAGGTGCCCTATGCCGTGGCCGCGCCAGGAGCCCTGATTGGCGCGAGTAACTTCTTTGAACTCGCTGTGGCCACGGCTATTGCGTTGTTTGGTCCCGAATCAGGTGCCGCGTTGGCTACCGTCGTCGGGGTGTTAGTCGAAGTTCCGGTCATGCTCTCAGTGTGTCATGTGTGTAATCGAACTCGGCATTGGTTTCCGGAAACGAGACTTGGAGCCGCGCAACCTTCGGCGGTAAGCAGATGA
- a CDS encoding inorganic phosphate transporter, whose protein sequence is MLIFVVVLALVFDFSNGWHDAANAVATVVSTRVLSPGRAVLMAAILNVAGAFMSTAVAKMVGGGIVEASVITHSTVAAALVGAIAWNIVTLFLGLPTSSSHALLGGLVGAALSQGGMAAVKFAGLRTVLEALLFSPILGFVLGYLMIVAIYWAMFRVTRGVANKLFRRIQVISAGLMAFSHGSNDAQKVMGIITLALVSGGFLDRVEIPNWVILACALSMGLGTAIGGWRIIRTMGMRIVKLEPVHGFAAETSSAAILLATAHFGLPVSTTHTITSSIMGVGAVQRLSAVRWGVTIRILYAWVLTLPAAAGIAYVTNHLLNLRH, encoded by the coding sequence ATGCTGATCTTCGTCGTGGTCTTGGCTCTCGTGTTCGATTTTTCGAATGGCTGGCATGATGCCGCCAATGCCGTCGCGACGGTTGTCTCTACCCGGGTCTTGTCCCCAGGTCGCGCCGTCCTGATGGCAGCCATCTTGAATGTCGCCGGCGCGTTTATGTCGACGGCGGTCGCAAAAATGGTCGGGGGAGGGATCGTCGAGGCTTCTGTCATTACCCATAGCACGGTCGCCGCCGCGTTGGTGGGCGCGATTGCGTGGAATATAGTGACCCTTTTTCTCGGTCTTCCCACGAGTTCGTCTCATGCCCTACTCGGTGGGCTCGTTGGCGCGGCGCTTTCTCAAGGCGGTATGGCCGCAGTCAAGTTCGCGGGGTTGAGAACGGTTCTGGAAGCGCTGCTCTTCTCGCCGATTCTCGGATTTGTCCTCGGCTACCTCATGATTGTGGCTATTTACTGGGCCATGTTCCGGGTCACGCGTGGTGTAGCGAATAAACTGTTTCGTCGGATACAGGTCATCTCCGCTGGCCTCATGGCATTCAGTCACGGATCGAATGATGCCCAAAAGGTCATGGGGATTATCACCCTGGCGCTCGTGTCCGGTGGATTTTTGGACCGTGTTGAAATTCCAAACTGGGTGATTCTGGCCTGCGCGCTGTCGATGGGACTGGGCACGGCGATTGGTGGATGGCGCATTATCCGAACCATGGGCATGCGCATCGTCAAATTGGAGCCGGTCCACGGGTTTGCGGCGGAGACGAGTTCGGCAGCCATCTTGCTCGCGACAGCCCATTTTGGATTGCCAGTAAGCACCACCCACACCATTACCTCTTCGATCATGGGTGTAGGCGCGGTGCAGCGATTGTCGGCTGTGCGATGGGGTGTCACGATTCGAATTCTCTATGCCTGGGTCTTGACGCTTCCGGCGGCTGCTGGAATCGCCTATGTGACGAATCACCTTTTGAATTTACGCCACTGA
- a CDS encoding ArsI/CadI family heavy metal resistance metalloenzyme: MKRMHLHIGVDNLDESIRFYTALFGVAPMKTKPDYAKWLLDDPHVNFAISTRAKKGVDHLGIQVDEDTELAEVRERLKAKDVPLTDEGETVCCYARSEKSWIQDPSGIAWETYRTMEDVQLFSGQTESLEGACCTPDTMGTPNCCEPSEKTAGCCD, from the coding sequence ATGAAACGTATGCACCTTCACATCGGGGTCGACAACCTTGACGAATCCATCCGCTTCTATACGGCATTGTTTGGGGTCGCTCCCATGAAAACGAAACCAGACTATGCCAAATGGCTACTAGATGACCCGCACGTTAATTTCGCGATCTCGACGCGTGCCAAGAAGGGCGTTGACCACCTCGGTATCCAGGTTGACGAAGACACGGAGCTGGCAGAGGTGCGGGAACGCCTCAAGGCGAAAGATGTGCCCCTAACCGATGAAGGGGAGACGGTCTGCTGTTATGCCCGATCGGAGAAGTCATGGATTCAAGATCCGTCAGGTATCGCATGGGAGACCTATCGAACAATGGAGGATGTTCAACTCTTCTCTGGGCAAACCGAATCGTTGGAGGGTGCCTGCTGCACGCCAGACACCATGGGAACGCCCAATTGCTGTGAGCCATCTGAGAAAACTGCTGGGTGTTGCGACTAA
- a CDS encoding arsenate reductase ArsC produces the protein METKIIKVLVLCTGNSCRSVMAEALINDLRRGRYQAWSAGSHPTGYVHPKSIETLKRHGIDPGQPHSKSWNELGDQPFDLVITVCDQAAGESCPLFPGKPTKLHWSTPDPAKATGSDAEIKAAFDEAFCILRKRVEDLTK, from the coding sequence ATGGAAACCAAGATTATCAAGGTGTTGGTGCTCTGCACGGGAAATTCCTGCCGTTCGGTCATGGCGGAAGCGTTGATCAACGATCTCCGCCGTGGACGCTACCAAGCCTGGAGCGCAGGGAGCCATCCAACGGGGTATGTGCATCCCAAATCCATCGAAACCCTTAAGCGGCATGGGATTGATCCGGGTCAGCCGCATAGCAAATCGTGGAATGAATTAGGCGATCAACCTTTTGATCTCGTGATTACCGTGTGCGATCAGGCCGCTGGTGAAAGCTGTCCATTATTTCCAGGGAAGCCAACAAAGCTGCATTGGAGTACGCCTGATCCAGCCAAAGCGACCGGATCTGACGCCGAGATTAAGGCGGCCTTTGACGAGGCTTTTTGTATACTCAGAAAGCGTGTCGAGGATTTGACGAAATGA
- a CDS encoding YnfA family protein: MALLVSIGLFIVAGLCEIGGGYLVWLWLREGKPIGYALAGALILVLYGIIPTFQPAHFGRVYAAYGGMFIVLSLLWGWGFDGTRPDRLDAVGAMICLVGMGVIMYGPRS, translated from the coding sequence ATGGCGTTGCTCGTCTCAATCGGACTGTTTATCGTCGCCGGACTCTGCGAAATAGGCGGCGGCTATCTCGTATGGTTGTGGCTCCGCGAGGGGAAACCGATCGGCTACGCACTTGCGGGTGCGCTCATCTTAGTCCTCTACGGCATCATTCCAACGTTTCAGCCGGCCCATTTCGGCCGCGTCTATGCCGCCTATGGAGGCATGTTCATCGTGTTGTCGCTGCTCTGGGGCTGGGGTTTCGATGGCACAAGGCCAGACCGGCTCGATGCGGTCGGAGCGATGATTTGCCTGGTTGGCATGGGAGTGATCATGTACGGGCCACGTTCGTGA
- a CDS encoding cation diffusion facilitator family transporter produces MHSNLESRSVQQKNLRRVLLLTGVFMVVEVIAGLFTGSLALLADAGHMLTDVAALSLSAFALWMAGKPSTPENTYGYHRAEILAAVVNAVVLLLLATWILYEAYDRFGEPSQVLGLPMLLVGLVGLAVNLASLKLLDGHADESVNVRSAYLEVMSDAISSLGVMLGGAIIWTTGWVLIDPLLSVGISLFIAWRTWALLSQAVHVLMEGVPTGVDAREVGRAMAGVPGVKGVHDLHIWTITTGLDALSSHVVVSVREDQDAVLQRLQQLLAEQFGIEHVTLQIVEQGSDRIRIDSQSSRNVIE; encoded by the coding sequence GTGCATAGCAACTTAGAAAGCAGATCTGTGCAGCAAAAGAATCTGCGACGCGTCTTGCTGCTCACCGGGGTGTTTATGGTCGTCGAAGTGATCGCCGGCCTCTTCACGGGAAGTTTGGCGTTGTTGGCCGACGCCGGTCACATGCTGACGGATGTGGCGGCGTTGAGCCTGAGTGCCTTTGCCCTGTGGATGGCTGGGAAACCATCGACTCCTGAAAATACCTATGGCTACCATCGCGCGGAGATTCTCGCTGCAGTTGTCAATGCCGTGGTGCTGCTGCTCCTTGCGACGTGGATTCTCTATGAGGCCTATGACCGCTTCGGAGAGCCAAGTCAGGTATTGGGCCTTCCGATGCTACTGGTCGGACTGGTGGGGTTGGCGGTGAATCTTGCCAGTCTGAAGCTGCTCGACGGCCATGCTGACGAGAGTGTGAACGTGCGCAGCGCCTATCTTGAAGTGATGAGTGATGCGATCAGTTCCCTCGGCGTCATGCTCGGTGGCGCGATTATTTGGACCACCGGATGGGTGCTCATCGATCCACTCCTCAGTGTGGGGATCAGCCTCTTCATTGCCTGGCGCACGTGGGCGCTCCTTTCCCAAGCCGTTCATGTCCTCATGGAAGGAGTCCCAACCGGTGTGGATGCACGGGAGGTCGGGCGGGCAATGGCCGGCGTCCCGGGCGTGAAGGGGGTACACGACCTCCATATCTGGACGATCACGACCGGTCTGGATGCGCTCAGTTCCCATGTTGTCGTCTCGGTTAGGGAGGATCAAGATGCGGTCCTGCAACGCCTGCAACAACTGTTGGCAGAGCAGTTTGGGATTGAACATGTCACGTTGCAGATTGTGGAGCAAGGTTCGGATCGGATTCGTATCGATTCTCAGTCTTCTCGCAATGTGATTGAATGA